The following coding sequences lie in one Pseudarthrobacter phenanthrenivorans Sphe3 genomic window:
- a CDS encoding ABC transporter ATP-binding protein, with product MSTTAFGTANEDNAHLSKSDSRAVRRRSLALLRSLIRPVRLRFWLTIAMVVLSQAARVAGPALIAFGIDRALPALQAGDNAPLVFTGVAYLLAAIATAGLTALYVTSTARLSQAMLLDLRLRVFRHTQRLSLEFHEKYTSGRIIARQTSDLEALRELLDSGVSSLASGMLFMVFTAVTVFALDWRSGLLVMAAGVPMFFLARWYQKHSQIAFRESRVVSARLIVHFVETMTGIRAVKAFRKERENSGRYGQLAEDYRRVTVRSINLNGVFQPGLVLIGNVCVAVVLLFGGFRVLAGDLEVGVLLALILSTKRFFQPVDQMAMFYNSFQSAQAALEKVSGLLEEVPTVRPPKNPVVLKNARGAVDFMDVEFRYGEGPVIVPRLNLHIPAGQTVALVGQTGAGKSTLAKLIARFYDVSSGSLTLDGVDLRDLGTTDLRRNIVMVTQEAFLFSGSVADNIALGRPEASRDEIEEAAKAVGAHGFIMELPEGYDTDVNKRGGRVSSGQRQLISFARAFLARPAVLILDEATSSLDIPSERLVQQGLARLLAGTEAARRTALIIAHRLSTVETADRVLVVHDGRIVEDGSPADLIGGGGRFADLHGAWKDSLV from the coding sequence ATGAGCACCACAGCCTTTGGCACTGCCAACGAAGACAACGCGCACCTCAGCAAGAGCGACAGCAGGGCCGTGCGGCGGCGGTCCCTTGCGCTGCTGCGGTCGCTGATCCGGCCGGTCCGGCTCCGGTTCTGGCTGACCATCGCCATGGTGGTCCTTTCCCAGGCAGCACGTGTGGCCGGTCCCGCCCTGATCGCTTTCGGCATTGACCGTGCGCTGCCCGCCCTGCAGGCGGGGGACAACGCGCCCCTGGTCTTTACCGGCGTCGCCTACCTCCTGGCCGCCATTGCGACGGCGGGGCTCACGGCTTTGTACGTCACGTCCACCGCCAGGCTGAGCCAGGCCATGCTGCTGGACCTGCGCCTCCGGGTCTTCCGCCACACCCAACGGCTGAGCCTCGAGTTCCACGAGAAGTACACCTCCGGACGCATCATTGCCCGGCAGACCTCGGACCTGGAAGCCCTCCGCGAGCTCCTGGACTCCGGCGTCAGCTCACTGGCCTCCGGAATGTTGTTCATGGTCTTCACGGCCGTGACCGTTTTCGCGCTGGACTGGCGCAGCGGCCTGCTGGTCATGGCCGCCGGCGTACCCATGTTCTTCCTGGCCCGGTGGTACCAGAAACACTCCCAGATCGCCTTCCGGGAGTCGCGCGTGGTGTCCGCGCGGCTGATCGTGCACTTCGTGGAAACCATGACCGGGATCCGCGCGGTCAAGGCTTTCCGCAAGGAACGGGAGAACTCCGGGCGCTACGGCCAGCTTGCGGAGGACTACCGGAGGGTCACCGTGCGCTCCATCAACCTCAACGGCGTCTTCCAGCCCGGGCTGGTCCTGATCGGCAACGTCTGCGTGGCTGTGGTCCTGCTCTTCGGCGGGTTCCGCGTCCTGGCCGGCGACCTGGAAGTGGGCGTGCTGCTGGCGCTGATCCTCTCCACTAAGCGGTTCTTCCAGCCGGTGGACCAGATGGCCATGTTCTACAACTCGTTCCAGAGCGCCCAGGCCGCCCTCGAGAAGGTTTCCGGACTCCTTGAGGAAGTGCCCACGGTCCGGCCGCCGAAGAATCCGGTAGTCCTGAAGAACGCCAGGGGTGCCGTGGACTTCATGGACGTGGAGTTCCGCTACGGCGAGGGACCGGTGATCGTCCCCCGGCTGAACCTGCATATCCCTGCCGGCCAGACCGTTGCCCTGGTGGGCCAGACCGGAGCCGGGAAATCCACGCTGGCCAAACTCATAGCCCGCTTCTACGACGTCTCCTCCGGTTCACTGACCCTGGACGGGGTGGACCTCCGGGACCTGGGCACCACCGACCTGCGGCGGAACATCGTCATGGTGACGCAGGAGGCGTTCCTGTTCAGCGGTTCCGTGGCGGACAACATTGCACTGGGGAGGCCGGAGGCGTCCCGTGACGAGATCGAGGAAGCGGCCAAAGCAGTGGGCGCCCACGGGTTCATCATGGAACTCCCGGAAGGCTACGACACCGACGTCAACAAGCGCGGCGGCCGCGTCTCGTCAGGCCAGCGGCAGCTCATCAGTTTTGCCCGGGCGTTCCTGGCCCGGCCGGCCGTGCTGATCCTGGACGAGGCCACTTCCTCACTGGACATCCCCTCGGAGAGACTGGTCCAGCAGGGCCTGGCCCGGCTGCTCGCCGGTACTGAGGCAGCCCGCAGGACCGCCTTGATCATCGCCCACAGGCTCTCCACAGTGGAAACCGCCGACAGGGTCCTGGTGGTGCACGATGGCCGCATCGTTGAAGACGGCAGCCCCGCAGATCTCATCGGCGGCGGAGGGCGCTTTGCCGACCTGCATGGAGCCTGGAAGGACTCCCTGGTCTGA
- a CDS encoding ABC transporter ATP-binding protein → MAKQTPFFRSISRLYPHVRPIIPRLVLGLLCALLASVVALAIPQVLRVLVNESLQPGGATEAIWISAGIILVLGIAEAVLVALRRQFVINPATTVETRMRVSLYDHLQDLTVSFHDRWGSGQLLSRAMTDLNFLRRWMAFGAIMLVVTTLTVIIGISVMFAMSWQLALIFLAAALPIMAYSFRFRTRFSKVARRSQDQAGDLATTVEESVHGIRVLKAFGRSREALENFEEQAEELRQTEIDKARHQAMFTMVVTLLPELALGAGLVVGIMLCASGQLSIGALVAFFATAAVIAAPVEFSGMLLAMALTAKTAVDRHYEVMDSANTITSPAEPRRPQHLAGELRFHNATFAYDDAPDKPILKEISLDVRPGETMALVGITGSGKSALIQLVPRLYDVTGGSISIDGVDLRDFDVEELRRIVAVAFEDTTLFSNSVRDNVLLGAPVRSDAVLEEALDVAQAHFAYSLPQGLDTLIGEEGLSLSGGQRQRIALARAIAARPQVLVLDDPLSALDVHTEELVETRLRAVLKDTTTLIVAHRPSTVALADRVALLEEGRITAVGTHTELLAGNDHYRYVIASLDQEPRDLDSELSDLNERADIKAEEATR, encoded by the coding sequence ATGGCCAAGCAAACTCCATTTTTTCGATCCATCAGCCGTCTCTATCCCCATGTCCGGCCCATCATCCCCCGGCTCGTACTGGGACTGCTGTGCGCGCTGCTGGCCAGCGTTGTGGCCCTGGCCATACCGCAGGTCCTGCGGGTCCTGGTCAACGAATCACTGCAGCCCGGCGGCGCCACCGAGGCCATCTGGATCTCCGCCGGCATCATCCTGGTCCTGGGCATTGCGGAGGCTGTCCTGGTTGCGCTCCGCCGGCAGTTCGTCATCAACCCGGCCACCACCGTGGAAACCCGGATGCGCGTCTCCCTCTATGACCATCTCCAGGATCTGACGGTCTCCTTCCACGACCGCTGGGGCTCCGGCCAGCTCCTGTCCCGGGCCATGACAGACCTCAACTTCCTGCGCCGCTGGATGGCGTTCGGCGCCATCATGCTGGTGGTCACCACCCTCACCGTAATCATCGGCATCTCGGTCATGTTCGCCATGAGTTGGCAGCTTGCCCTGATCTTCCTCGCCGCGGCGCTGCCCATCATGGCGTACAGCTTCCGGTTCCGGACCCGCTTCAGCAAAGTGGCCCGGCGCAGCCAGGACCAGGCAGGCGACCTCGCCACCACGGTTGAGGAATCGGTCCACGGCATCCGGGTGCTCAAGGCCTTCGGCCGCAGCCGTGAAGCGCTGGAGAACTTCGAGGAGCAGGCCGAGGAACTGCGCCAGACAGAGATCGACAAGGCACGGCACCAGGCGATGTTCACCATGGTGGTCACCCTGCTCCCGGAACTCGCCCTCGGCGCCGGGCTGGTAGTGGGAATCATGCTGTGCGCCAGCGGACAGCTGAGCATCGGCGCCCTCGTGGCATTCTTTGCCACCGCGGCGGTCATCGCTGCGCCTGTGGAGTTCTCCGGGATGCTGCTGGCCATGGCACTGACTGCCAAGACCGCCGTCGACCGCCACTACGAAGTGATGGATTCGGCCAATACCATCACCAGCCCCGCTGAACCCCGCCGGCCGCAGCATCTTGCCGGCGAACTGCGGTTCCATAACGCCACCTTTGCCTATGACGATGCTCCGGACAAACCGATCCTGAAGGAGATCAGCCTGGATGTCCGCCCGGGCGAAACCATGGCGCTGGTGGGAATCACGGGAAGCGGCAAGAGCGCACTGATCCAGCTCGTGCCGCGGCTGTACGACGTCACCGGCGGCTCCATCAGCATCGACGGCGTGGACCTGCGCGACTTCGACGTGGAGGAACTCCGGCGCATTGTGGCCGTGGCCTTCGAGGACACCACCCTGTTCTCCAACTCGGTCCGGGACAACGTCCTGCTCGGTGCGCCCGTTAGGAGCGACGCTGTCCTTGAGGAGGCGCTGGACGTGGCTCAGGCGCATTTCGCGTATTCGCTGCCCCAAGGACTGGATACGCTCATCGGTGAGGAGGGCCTGAGTTTGTCCGGCGGGCAGCGCCAGCGCATTGCCTTGGCACGCGCCATTGCCGCGAGGCCCCAAGTGCTGGTGCTGGACGATCCGCTGTCCGCCCTGGATGTGCACACGGAGGAGCTGGTGGAAACACGCCTCCGGGCAGTGCTGAAGGACACCACGACCCTCATCGTGGCCCACCGGCCGTCCACTGTTGCCCTCGCGGATCGTGTGGCGCTGCTTGAGGAAGGCCGGATCACCGCCGTCGGAACCCATACAGAACTGCTGGCAGGCAACGACCACTACCGCTACGTCATTGCCAGCCTGGACCAGGAACCCCGGGACCTGGACTCGGAACTCTCGGATCTCAACGAGCGGGCCGATATCAAGGCAGAGGAGGCCACCCGATGA